Proteins encoded within one genomic window of Flavobacterium gilvum:
- the ric gene encoding iron-sulfur cluster repair di-iron protein, which translates to METLEKITIGEYVAKDFRTAALFSKYGIDFCCKGNRTLEEVCEKKTISPSELLQEIETVLSTKSDSGIDFNSWPIDLLADYIEKTHHRYVADKTPTLLQFLDKLSRVHGANHPELIEINELFKGCAGELAQHMKKEELILFPFVKKMVNATIKDELIEQPHFGTVENPIAMMMHEHDAEGERFRKIATLSNNYTPPADACNTYKVTFAMLQEFDEDLHKHIHLENNILFPKAAKLEKEFSSQS; encoded by the coding sequence ATGGAAACTTTAGAAAAAATCACAATAGGTGAATACGTAGCAAAAGATTTTAGAACAGCAGCATTATTTTCAAAATACGGAATTGATTTTTGCTGCAAAGGAAACAGAACATTAGAGGAAGTTTGCGAAAAAAAGACCATTTCACCGAGTGAATTATTACAGGAAATTGAAACTGTTTTATCGACAAAAAGTGATTCTGGAATTGATTTTAATTCCTGGCCGATTGATTTATTGGCAGATTATATAGAGAAAACACATCACCGATATGTGGCAGACAAAACACCAACGCTGCTTCAGTTTTTGGACAAATTAAGCAGAGTGCACGGAGCCAATCATCCGGAGTTGATAGAAATAAACGAACTCTTTAAGGGTTGTGCAGGAGAATTGGCACAACACATGAAGAAAGAGGAATTGATTTTGTTTCCTTTTGTCAAAAAAATGGTTAACGCCACTATTAAGGACGAATTAATTGAACAGCCTCATTTTGGAACCGTGGAAAACCCAATTGCCATGATGATGCATGAACACGATGCTGAGGGAGAGCGTTTTAGAAAAATAGCCACTTTAAGTAACAATTACACACCGCCGGCCGATGCCTGCAACACCTATAAAGTAACATTTGCAATGCTTCAGGAATTTGATGAGGATTTGCACAAACACATTCATTTGGAAAACAATATTTTATTTCCAAAAGCAGCCAAGCTCGAAAAAGAATTTTCGTCTCAATCATAA
- the nirK gene encoding copper-containing nitrite reductase → MKKKINFRNCFGVKMFALLVAVSIFSCAKKEENHDADYYEKIKVEGQKEAELTPPPLVPKPVGDRPAMKLVVNMEIKEEEGEMVDGTKYIYWTFGGSVPGSFIRTRVGDEVEFHLKNHPDNKLPHNIDLHAVTGQGGGAASSIVAPGHEKVFNFKVLNPGLYVYHCATAPVGMHIANGMYGLILVEPEGGLPPVDKEFYVMQGDFYTKGAYGEQGVQPFDMNKALKEEPDYVVFNGKVGAIAGDNALTAKVGETIRIYMGNGGPNLVSSFHVIGEIFDKVHIEGGDMVNKNVQTTMIPAGGSAIVEFKVDVPGTFILVDHSIFRAFNKGALGMLKVTGEENKKIYSGTTQEGIYLPEGGNIQNMPEGKKEVKSTVAKTVPEQIKSGKAIFGTTCFACHQSEGQGVPNAFPPLAKSDFLNANPSRAIQVVIKGLSGEITVNGKKINSVMPSQNLSDDEIADVLTYVYSSWGNNKTVVTPAMVKAQRK, encoded by the coding sequence ATGAAAAAGAAAATCAATTTTAGAAATTGTTTTGGCGTAAAAATGTTTGCGTTACTTGTTGCGGTCAGCATTTTTTCCTGTGCCAAAAAAGAAGAAAATCATGATGCCGATTATTATGAAAAAATTAAAGTAGAAGGCCAAAAAGAAGCCGAATTGACTCCGCCACCATTAGTTCCGAAACCGGTTGGTGACCGCCCTGCGATGAAATTAGTCGTAAACATGGAAATCAAAGAAGAAGAAGGCGAAATGGTTGATGGAACTAAATATATTTATTGGACTTTCGGAGGTTCTGTGCCGGGAAGTTTCATCAGAACAAGAGTGGGTGATGAAGTAGAATTTCACTTAAAAAACCATCCGGATAATAAATTACCTCACAACATCGATTTGCATGCCGTAACTGGACAAGGCGGAGGAGCTGCTTCATCAATTGTGGCACCTGGACATGAAAAAGTATTTAATTTCAAAGTGTTAAATCCGGGATTGTATGTGTACCATTGCGCCACTGCGCCTGTTGGTATGCACATTGCAAACGGGATGTACGGTTTGATTCTGGTAGAGCCAGAAGGAGGTTTGCCACCGGTTGACAAAGAATTCTACGTGATGCAGGGTGATTTTTATACCAAAGGAGCCTATGGTGAGCAAGGTGTTCAGCCTTTTGATATGAACAAAGCCCTAAAAGAAGAACCGGATTATGTAGTTTTCAATGGTAAAGTAGGGGCAATCGCTGGGGATAATGCGCTTACTGCCAAAGTAGGAGAAACTATTCGTATCTATATGGGTAATGGTGGACCAAATTTAGTTTCGTCATTCCATGTTATCGGTGAAATATTTGATAAGGTGCATATTGAAGGAGGCGACATGGTTAACAAAAATGTTCAGACAACAATGATTCCTGCTGGAGGTTCTGCAATTGTAGAGTTTAAAGTGGATGTGCCAGGAACATTTATTTTGGTGGATCACTCTATTTTCAGAGCATTTAATAAAGGAGCTTTAGGAATGTTAAAAGTTACAGGTGAAGAAAATAAAAAAATCTATTCAGGTACAACACAAGAAGGAATTTATTTGCCTGAAGGCGGAAATATTCAGAATATGCCTGAAGGCAAAAAAGAAGTAAAATCTACTGTTGCCAAAACGGTCCCTGAACAAATTAAATCAGGAAAAGCAATCTTTGGAACAACTTGTTTCGCTTGTCACCAATCTGAAGGACAAGGAGTACCAAATGCTTTCCCTCCATTGGCAAAATCTGATTTCTTGAATGCCAATCCAAGCAGAGCCATACAGGTTGTTATAAAAGGATTAAGCGGAGAAATTACCGTAAATGGCAAGAAAATTAACAGTGTAATGCCAAGTCAAAATCTCTCTGATGATGAAATTGCAGATGTTCTGACTTATGTTTACAGCAGTTGGGGCAATAATAAAACAGTAGTAACACCAGCAATGGTTAAAGCGCAAAGAAAATAA
- a CDS encoding ribonucleoside triphosphate reductase — protein MGNYVIKRNGKYKPFESYKIKDAIEKSFKSVSVVVDESVFESIIIQLENEEVWSVEDIQDMIEKKLYEKEYFDVMRSFMLFRHTRKLQREHIEGLNDDTTYVDSTQTIEEYIGQTDWRINANANTSYSNAGLVNNVAGKIIANYWLDKIYTKEEGYAHRNGDIHIHDLDCLTGYCAGWSLRVLLNEGFNGVRGRVESRPPSHFREALGQMANFLGILQSEWAGAQAFSSFDTYLAPYVFKDNLNFEDVLKAVRSFVYNLNVPARWGQSPFTNITLDWIVPDDLKTQIPTKNDYHFFEGNKNKDLLERAKERGVSKVTDLRYEHFQKEMNLINKAYYTVMTEGDANGQPFTFPIPTVNITEAFDWDGENTDLLFENTAKIGSSYFQNFIGSQYVLDENGNKIENEEAYKPNAVRSMCCRLQLDLRELLKRGNGLFGSAEMTGSIGVVTINMARLGYLNKGNKEKLYTELDRLLYISKSTLEKKRVFIQEMYDRGLYPYTKRYLQHFRNHFSTIGVNGMNEMIENFTDNQDTITTDSGIELASEILDHIRNRMKEFQEETGNLYNLEATPAEGTTYRFAKEDKKRFDDIIQAGQEDNIYYTNSSQIPVDYTQDPFEALLLQDQLQCKYTGGTVLHLYMSEKISSSEACKQFVKKVITNFRLPYITVTPVFSVCPLHGYLNGEHEYCPKCDEIIIEEKAKFIEL, from the coding sequence ATGGGAAATTATGTCATTAAAAGAAATGGGAAATACAAACCCTTTGAAAGTTATAAAATCAAAGATGCTATTGAAAAAAGTTTCAAAAGCGTTTCGGTAGTTGTTGATGAAAGTGTTTTTGAAAGCATTATCATTCAACTGGAAAATGAAGAAGTATGGTCTGTTGAGGATATTCAGGACATGATTGAAAAGAAACTGTATGAAAAAGAATACTTTGATGTAATGCGTTCTTTCATGCTGTTTCGACACACCCGAAAATTACAGCGCGAACATATTGAAGGGCTCAACGATGACACTACTTATGTGGACAGCACCCAGACTATTGAGGAATATATAGGTCAAACCGATTGGCGCATCAATGCTAATGCCAATACTTCCTATTCTAATGCTGGACTGGTAAATAATGTGGCAGGAAAAATCATTGCCAACTACTGGCTTGATAAAATTTATACCAAAGAAGAAGGTTACGCGCATCGCAATGGTGATATTCACATTCATGATTTGGATTGCCTTACTGGTTATTGTGCAGGTTGGAGTTTACGAGTGTTGCTTAACGAAGGTTTCAACGGTGTGAGAGGCCGCGTGGAAAGCAGACCTCCATCGCACTTTAGGGAAGCTTTGGGACAAATGGCCAATTTCCTAGGGATTTTGCAAAGCGAATGGGCAGGAGCGCAGGCTTTCAGCTCTTTTGATACGTATTTGGCTCCTTATGTTTTCAAGGATAATTTAAATTTTGAAGATGTATTAAAAGCGGTAAGAAGTTTTGTTTACAATCTGAATGTTCCTGCAAGATGGGGACAATCACCATTTACCAATATCACTCTGGACTGGATTGTACCGGATGATTTAAAGACACAGATTCCGACCAAAAACGATTATCATTTCTTTGAAGGTAACAAAAACAAAGACTTACTGGAAAGAGCAAAAGAAAGAGGTGTATCCAAAGTAACCGACTTGCGTTATGAGCATTTCCAAAAAGAAATGAATCTCATCAATAAAGCCTATTATACAGTTATGACCGAAGGTGATGCCAACGGACAACCCTTTACCTTCCCTATTCCAACGGTGAATATTACCGAAGCATTTGACTGGGACGGCGAAAACACTGATTTGCTTTTTGAAAACACCGCCAAAATTGGTTCTTCTTATTTCCAAAATTTCATCGGAAGTCAATATGTTCTAGATGAAAATGGCAATAAGATTGAAAATGAAGAAGCTTACAAACCCAATGCAGTTCGCAGTATGTGCTGTCGTTTGCAACTGGATTTACGTGAATTGCTAAAACGTGGAAATGGTCTCTTCGGAAGTGCCGAAATGACAGGAAGTATCGGAGTTGTAACCATAAATATGGCACGTTTAGGCTATTTGAATAAAGGAAATAAAGAAAAATTATATACTGAACTGGATCGTCTTTTATACATTTCTAAATCAACTTTGGAGAAAAAAAGAGTTTTTATTCAGGAAATGTATGACAGAGGATTGTATCCGTACACTAAACGCTATCTACAACATTTCAGAAACCACTTTTCGACTATCGGTGTGAACGGAATGAATGAAATGATTGAAAATTTTACCGATAACCAAGACACAATAACCACTGATAGTGGTATTGAATTAGCTTCTGAAATTCTGGATCATATTCGCAACCGAATGAAAGAATTTCAAGAAGAAACAGGAAATCTATATAACCTGGAAGCCACACCGGCCGAAGGGACAACTTATCGTTTTGCCAAAGAAGACAAAAAACGTTTTGACGATATTATTCAAGCGGGACAAGAAGACAACATCTATTACACAAACAGTTCACAAATCCCTGTCGATTATACGCAAGACCCTTTTGAAGCTTTGCTGCTTCAAGATCAATTGCAATGCAAATACACCGGTGGAACGGTACTTCACCTTTATATGAGTGAAAAAATAAGTTCATCGGAAGCCTGCAAACAGTTTGTGAAAAAAGTGATCACCAATTTCAGATTGCCTTACATTACCGTAACGCCTGTATTCAGCGTATGCCCGTTGCACGGTTATTTGAATGGAGAACATGAATATTGTCCAAAATGTGATGAAATCATCATTGAAGAAAAAGCAAAATTTATTGAATTATAA
- a CDS encoding cytochrome C oxidase subunit IV family protein encodes MKKTLILIFVLLIALTVATACISGFSTVSGVVGIMIMIFAALKFLLVAFQFMELKKAHGFWKISLLLTLGILIVLIIVIK; translated from the coding sequence ATGAAAAAAACATTAATTTTAATATTCGTTTTGTTGATTGCATTAACTGTTGCAACGGCTTGTATTTCTGGATTTTCTACTGTTTCTGGAGTTGTTGGTATCATGATAATGATTTTCGCCGCACTTAAATTCTTGTTGGTGGCTTTTCAATTTATGGAATTAAAAAAGGCACATGGATTTTGGAAAATAAGTTTACTACTGACTTTAGGGATACTTATTGTTTTGATTATTGTGATAAAGTAG
- a CDS encoding c-type cytochrome — protein MLSKSQARAFFLGGTLVTFLIFIGLTIYSFMPRNDQTNYKAIDKQVVRGKEIWEHNNCMGCHTIMGEGGYYAPELTKVIERRGEGYVKAVLMSPVPWSPNGRKMVAYNMSEKDAEAVVAYFKWIGKIDLNGFDRIVSPLAKENN, from the coding sequence ATGCTTTCAAAATCACAAGCACGGGCATTTTTTCTGGGAGGAACATTGGTCACCTTCTTAATCTTTATAGGATTGACTATTTATTCGTTTATGCCCAGAAATGATCAAACAAATTACAAGGCCATAGACAAACAAGTAGTGAGAGGAAAAGAAATTTGGGAACACAACAACTGCATGGGGTGTCATACCATTATGGGAGAAGGAGGCTATTATGCTCCCGAACTGACCAAAGTTATTGAAAGAAGAGGCGAAGGTTATGTTAAGGCAGTATTGATGTCACCAGTACCATGGTCACCAAACGGACGAAAAATGGTTGCCTATAATATGAGTGAAAAAGACGCCGAAGCAGTTGTGGCTTACTTTAAATGGATCGGAAAGATTGATTTGAATGGCTTTGACCGTATCGTTTCTCCTTTAGCAAAAGAAAATAATTAA
- a CDS encoding cbb3-type cytochrome c oxidase subunit I, whose amino-acid sequence MKYKSQKVAYWFFALCMLLFSLQIVYGFIMGFDRIGIQGLHDIIPFNVARAVHTNLLVVWLLTGFMGAAYYIIPEEAQRELISVKWAYIQLISLAVVGVVAIVGFHLNHWEGRKFLEIPRELDFLVVVNVLLFLGLILGTLFKGKRQTTTALVLSMGLLFAALLYLPGMIWFDSQVMDSFFRWWVVHLWVEGVWELIMGGILSYLLIKLTGVDREVIEKWLYVIVGLTFLSGVLGTGHHYYYIGVNKIWLIVGGIFSALEPLAFLAMALFAVNMYRKGEKSHPNKIALFWTIGSSIVSFIGAGLLGFAHTLPQTNLYTHGTLVTAMHGHYAFWGAYAMIVLAIISYALPNVTGRKRYQSATGMAAFWLSNIGMLGMTVAFGVAGVAQVYLERKMKMEFMTVQNEISIHFVVLLICATMFATGICLFVYDFIKYGRPTDEALRA is encoded by the coding sequence ATGAAATATAAATCACAAAAAGTAGCCTATTGGTTTTTTGCACTCTGCATGCTATTGTTCTCATTGCAAATTGTCTATGGATTTATAATGGGCTTTGACCGAATAGGAATTCAAGGGTTGCACGATATTATTCCATTTAATGTAGCAAGAGCTGTTCATACCAACTTATTGGTAGTTTGGTTGTTGACCGGTTTTATGGGAGCCGCTTATTACATCATCCCTGAGGAAGCGCAACGCGAATTAATAAGTGTGAAATGGGCTTACATACAGTTAATTTCTCTTGCGGTCGTAGGAGTAGTAGCCATTGTTGGATTCCACTTAAACCATTGGGAAGGAAGAAAGTTTCTTGAGATTCCGAGAGAATTGGATTTCTTGGTTGTTGTCAATGTTTTATTGTTTTTGGGTTTGATTCTTGGAACGCTTTTCAAAGGAAAACGTCAAACTACAACTGCATTGGTGTTATCAATGGGATTGCTGTTTGCGGCCTTATTGTACTTGCCGGGAATGATTTGGTTTGACAGTCAGGTAATGGATTCATTCTTCCGTTGGTGGGTAGTTCACCTTTGGGTCGAAGGTGTTTGGGAATTAATTATGGGAGGAATCCTTTCGTATTTATTAATCAAATTAACCGGTGTCGACAGAGAAGTAATCGAAAAATGGCTGTATGTGATCGTAGGATTGACATTCCTTTCGGGAGTTTTGGGAACAGGACACCATTATTATTATATAGGAGTAAACAAAATTTGGTTGATAGTTGGTGGAATTTTCTCGGCATTGGAACCTTTGGCTTTCCTAGCGATGGCATTATTTGCTGTAAATATGTACCGAAAAGGCGAAAAAAGTCATCCAAATAAAATTGCTCTTTTCTGGACAATCGGTTCATCTATCGTTTCATTTATTGGAGCGGGATTGCTGGGATTTGCGCACACTTTGCCACAAACCAATCTTTACACACACGGAACTTTGGTTACAGCCATGCACGGACACTACGCTTTTTGGGGTGCTTATGCAATGATTGTTTTGGCAATAATTAGTTATGCGTTGCCAAATGTAACGGGACGTAAAAGATATCAAAGTGCAACCGGAATGGCGGCTTTTTGGTTGTCCAATATCGGTATGTTGGGAATGACCGTTGCTTTTGGAGTTGCGGGAGTTGCACAAGTATATTTGGAACGAAAAATGAAAATGGAATTCATGACCGTGCAAAACGAAATCAGTATTCACTTTGTGGTATTGTTAATTTGTGCAACAATGTTCGCCACCGGAATCTGCCTTTTTGTTTACGATTTCATAAAATACGGACGTCCAACAGACGAAGCCTTGAGAGCATAA
- a CDS encoding cytochrome c oxidase subunit 3, translating to MNTIKINYKNIYYPPGGILMWIIIFLELITFGMALVAFVYYGNENPTVFHQSRMELNTVFGAVNTVFLLTSGFFMANAVHLFKENVVQKSSVYFKLAMLGGFLFLALKSVEYYHKIEIGISLDTNMFYTFYWLLTGFHVIHVIIGLVILGWTNYGMMKKDSDSTLEDIEASAAFWHMCDLIWLLLFPVLYLFF from the coding sequence ATGAATACCATAAAAATAAACTACAAAAACATCTACTATCCCCCAGGAGGAATCCTGATGTGGATAATCATTTTCTTGGAACTCATTACTTTCGGGATGGCATTGGTAGCATTCGTATATTACGGAAACGAAAATCCAACTGTATTTCATCAGTCCAGAATGGAATTGAATACTGTTTTTGGTGCGGTAAATACTGTTTTCTTATTGACAAGCGGATTTTTTATGGCCAATGCAGTGCATTTGTTTAAGGAAAATGTAGTTCAAAAATCATCAGTATATTTTAAGTTGGCTATGTTGGGAGGATTTCTATTCCTGGCACTTAAGAGCGTCGAATATTATCATAAAATTGAAATCGGTATTTCATTGGACACCAATATGTTTTACACCTTTTATTGGTTGTTGACGGGATTTCATGTTATACATGTGATTATCGGTTTGGTCATTTTGGGTTGGACAAATTATGGAATGATGAAAAAAGATTCCGATTCAACATTGGAAGACATTGAAGCCAGCGCTGCATTTTGGCATATGTGCGATTTGATTTGGCTCCTTTTATTTCCGGTACTTTATTTATTTTTTTAA
- a CDS encoding DUF438 domain-containing protein produces the protein MTETVQDVVLPEGHPVWIYFQEKELIESLLKELKSVNPLIDLPKYTNIFNQLLTIEKRFARKENQLFPFLEKKGWTGPSQGMWSFHDNLREQFRLIQYYLKMNNSEKIETNTTFLVDGIYRLMGVEESVLFPNALSLLTQSDWIEMRKGEEEIGWMLSEMPPPFPAAEYIHPSEDFTVRELPFTLENKSHFDEGYMTVEQVNLLFRTMPVDLTYVDENDRVIFYNRGEERVFPRSAGIIGREVKFCHPPKSVGTVLKILEEFRKGTQNESSFWINYKDRLIYIRYFAVRDANKNYKGVIEMSQDITDIKKIEGEKRLLDWE, from the coding sequence ATGACAGAAACAGTTCAAGATGTAGTATTGCCAGAAGGTCATCCCGTTTGGATTTACTTTCAGGAAAAAGAATTAATAGAGTCTCTTTTGAAAGAGCTAAAAAGCGTTAATCCATTGATTGATTTGCCAAAATACACCAATATATTCAACCAGCTACTTACAATTGAGAAACGATTTGCCCGAAAAGAAAATCAGCTTTTTCCTTTTTTGGAGAAAAAAGGCTGGACAGGACCTTCACAGGGAATGTGGTCGTTTCATGATAATTTGAGAGAGCAATTCCGTTTGATTCAGTATTACCTAAAAATGAATAATTCTGAAAAAATTGAAACAAACACCACTTTCTTGGTGGACGGAATTTATAGATTGATGGGAGTAGAAGAAAGTGTTTTGTTTCCAAATGCATTGAGCCTTCTTACTCAAAGCGATTGGATTGAGATGCGAAAAGGCGAAGAAGAAATTGGTTGGATGTTGTCAGAAATGCCACCGCCTTTTCCGGCAGCGGAATATATCCATCCAAGTGAAGACTTCACGGTAAGAGAATTGCCTTTTACATTAGAAAATAAATCACATTTTGATGAAGGATACATGACAGTAGAACAGGTGAATCTGCTTTTCAGAACCATGCCGGTGGATTTGACTTATGTTGACGAAAACGACAGGGTGATTTTCTACAACAGAGGCGAAGAGCGCGTGTTTCCTAGAAGTGCCGGAATCATTGGCAGAGAAGTGAAGTTTTGTCATCCACCAAAAAGCGTGGGTACAGTTCTTAAAATTTTGGAAGAATTCCGAAAAGGAACTCAAAATGAATCTTCGTTTTGGATTAACTACAAAGACCGCCTTATTTATATCCGTTATTTTGCCGTAAGGGATGCCAATAAAAATTACAAAGGCGTAATCGAAATGTCTCAGGACATTACTGATATCAAGAAAATTGAAGGCGAAAAACGATTGCTGGATTGGGAATAG
- a CDS encoding CbbQ/NirQ/NorQ/GpvN family protein has translation MLADTLISAPYYHAVGKEVEVFEHSYKNKIPFLLKGPTGTGKSRFVEYMAHKFERDLITISCHEETSSTDLIGRFIIKGAETVWLDGPLTTAVKNGSIIYLDEVAEARPDVIVAIHSLTDHRRILYIDKLGETIKAHENFMLVASFNPGYQRGFKELKPSTRQRFIAVSFDYPEPKIEAEILVNETQIDNDTAKKLVAIGNKIRNLTELGLTETVSTRLLVDAAKIIHSGLPKRLAVHVAVVEPLTDDLQTLEALKDLCNLMI, from the coding sequence ATGTTAGCAGATACTTTAATAAGCGCGCCCTATTACCACGCCGTAGGCAAAGAAGTAGAAGTCTTTGAACATTCCTATAAAAACAAAATCCCTTTTTTGCTCAAAGGCCCAACCGGAACTGGAAAGTCCCGTTTTGTGGAGTACATGGCGCATAAATTCGAAAGAGATCTCATAACTATCAGTTGTCATGAGGAAACTTCTTCTACCGATTTGATTGGTCGATTTATCATCAAAGGAGCCGAAACGGTTTGGCTTGATGGCCCATTGACCACAGCTGTAAAGAATGGCTCTATAATCTATCTCGACGAAGTTGCCGAAGCCCGCCCCGATGTCATTGTTGCCATCCACTCCCTGACCGATCACAGACGCATTTTGTATATAGACAAGTTGGGAGAAACCATTAAGGCGCATGAAAATTTTATGCTAGTCGCTTCTTTCAACCCGGGTTATCAAAGGGGATTTAAGGAATTAAAACCCTCAACACGCCAAAGATTTATCGCTGTTTCTTTTGATTATCCGGAACCAAAAATCGAAGCTGAAATTTTGGTTAATGAAACTCAGATTGATAATGATACAGCTAAAAAGCTAGTCGCCATTGGTAACAAAATCAGGAATTTAACCGAATTGGGATTGACCGAAACGGTTTCGACACGTCTTCTCGTGGATGCCGCCAAAATCATTCACAGCGGATTACCAAAACGATTGGCGGTTCATGTAGCGGTTGTAGAACCTTTGACAGATGACTTACAAACATTGGAAGCATTGAAAGATTTGTGCAATTTAATGATATAG
- a CDS encoding nitric oxide reductase activation protein NorD produces the protein MGFEIDEYLVGKFFKHLKKRKKISPEIEARTVALADIKSRLTIMARALTGNAIEIFPAEREGGYKNNNFFLPISFAEFPTLEENLIFYHFRILYLSVQQRLNFNWTVDEVEPDLVVSQQKALETSEEILSVLFQEFSISEEFLANAKKHFIQKKESKQEPDFSWLFGKWMKNEVEIDSENVLQNFSDKTKKPNDIQPLTTLKAKAVEEVITVEVDKKQQEDYVMLHNFEKVETAQEFNGNWRDFDGSDELEDHQDALDELNMKFTVRVDDTAHSVYQADFMENTTISESAAVDEKGFHHSYDEWDFTKNSYKENFCKVYPKLQLKTDSDYYRKTLVKNASTLMGLRKMLTNVNNKMQQQKRQTQGDEFDIDAITDLYVDVHSRRTPSDKIYISNRKKEKDLSILILLDISLSSDGYAAGNRVIDVEKEVSILFGEILNEFNIDFSIDSFYSKTRNYSTYLTIKDFDENWNVAKHKVGAVEPSGYTRIGAALRHAGMCLEKRSTKNKWVILISDGKPNDYDKYEGKYGINDVKQALRELNSKNINSYALAIEAEAKYYLPQMFGQNHYQILTTPVELLQSLVKLYEKIKHQK, from the coding sequence ATGGGTTTCGAGATAGATGAATATTTAGTTGGGAAGTTTTTCAAGCATTTGAAAAAAAGAAAAAAAATAAGTCCCGAAATAGAAGCCAGAACGGTTGCGCTTGCTGACATCAAATCGCGTCTGACTATTATGGCACGTGCTTTGACAGGGAACGCCATCGAAATATTTCCCGCTGAAAGGGAAGGAGGGTATAAAAACAATAATTTTTTCCTTCCGATTTCCTTTGCCGAATTCCCAACATTGGAGGAGAATCTTATTTTCTATCATTTTAGAATTCTGTATTTAAGCGTACAACAACGTCTGAATTTTAATTGGACTGTTGATGAGGTTGAACCTGATTTGGTGGTTTCGCAACAAAAAGCTTTGGAAACTTCGGAAGAAATTCTCTCGGTTTTATTTCAGGAATTTTCTATTAGTGAAGAGTTTTTGGCGAATGCCAAAAAACATTTTATTCAAAAAAAAGAATCTAAACAAGAACCCGATTTTTCGTGGCTTTTTGGAAAATGGATGAAAAATGAAGTGGAAATCGATAGCGAGAATGTGTTGCAAAACTTCTCGGATAAAACTAAAAAACCAAACGATATTCAGCCATTAACAACGCTTAAAGCAAAAGCCGTTGAGGAAGTTATAACCGTGGAAGTTGACAAAAAACAACAGGAAGATTATGTAATGTTGCACAATTTTGAAAAAGTGGAAACAGCACAGGAGTTTAACGGTAATTGGCGTGATTTTGACGGGTCGGATGAACTAGAAGATCATCAGGATGCATTGGATGAACTGAATATGAAATTTACTGTTCGTGTTGACGACACGGCACATTCGGTTTATCAGGCCGATTTTATGGAAAACACCACGATTTCTGAAAGTGCTGCTGTGGATGAAAAAGGGTTTCATCATAGTTACGATGAATGGGATTTTACCAAAAACAGCTATAAAGAAAATTTTTGTAAAGTATATCCAAAATTGCAACTAAAAACGGATAGCGATTATTATAGAAAAACGCTTGTAAAGAATGCATCAACTTTGATGGGATTGCGTAAAATGTTGACCAACGTCAACAATAAAATGCAACAGCAAAAAAGGCAAACCCAAGGTGATGAATTTGACATTGATGCCATAACCGATTTGTATGTCGATGTACACTCGAGAAGAACGCCATCGGATAAAATCTATATTTCAAACCGAAAAAAAGAGAAGGATTTGTCGATTCTGATTCTGTTGGATATCAGTCTTTCAAGCGACGGTTATGCAGCCGGGAACCGTGTGATTGATGTTGAAAAAGAAGTTTCGATTTTGTTTGGTGAAATCCTAAACGAGTTCAATATCGATTTTTCGATCGATAGTTTTTACTCGAAAACCCGAAATTATTCGACTTATTTGACCATCAAAGATTTTGACGAAAACTGGAATGTTGCCAAACACAAAGTTGGTGCTGTAGAACCTAGTGGTTATACAAGAATTGGAGCTGCTTTGCGCCATGCAGGAATGTGTCTCGAGAAGCGAAGTACCAAAAACAAATGGGTCATTTTGATTTCGGATGGGAAACCCAATGATTATGATAAATACGAAGGAAAATATGGAATCAATGATGTAAAACAAGCGCTTCGCGAACTCAATTCGAAAAACATCAATTCCTATGCATTGGCAATCGAAGCCGAAGCTAAATATTATCTGCCACAAATGTTTGGGCAAAACCACTATCAGATTTTAACAACTCCCGTTGAGTTGTTGCAATCTTTAGTTAAATTATATGAAAAGATAAAACATCAAAAATAA